One part of the Candidatus Poribacteria bacterium genome encodes these proteins:
- a CDS encoding sulfatase, translated as MTNTPNIVYLLADQIRACSLPVYGDTQIETPHIDRLAQEGTVFSNAVATAPVCTPYRSMLLTGRHPQTTGHLINFVRTRHDEIGLGDVFSRNGYRTAWVGKWHLHTGSFPEIGGRDYVPEGRDRLGFQHWRGYNFHTDYFDGTVNLDDWRNEKWEGYETNALNRYAFQFMDDVEDDTPFCLFISPHQAHSTPYEFAPPEYYDRLPTELQLPENVPDSVKEQSLEIYRHYLAMTLTVDDMLGELMAYLERTGRVENTLLVFESDHGTQGGAQGINFWAKREPYEESIKVPLIMRLPGVFDGNRTCNTLTSPVDLFPSLCGLCGIQPPRTVEGYDLSASWRGETDAFEQDAVLTMNFGSTYDYLIDGNEWRGVRTKTHSYARWLDGKRMLYDVETDPLQMDNLIDAPEARSFADEMENTLTNLMDARNDTLQPATRYTDWYDAQRRIVRNAHGPLGDPEDEPDWSLLKP; from the coding sequence ATGACAAACACACCGAACATCGTTTATCTCTTAGCAGATCAGATTCGCGCCTGTTCGCTACCTGTATACGGCGATACACAGATCGAAACACCGCACATCGACCGGCTCGCACAGGAGGGCACTGTCTTTTCAAACGCAGTCGCTACTGCACCTGTCTGCACCCCCTACCGCTCTATGCTACTCACCGGACGGCATCCACAGACAACTGGACATCTCATTAATTTCGTCAGAACCCGACACGATGAGATCGGACTCGGCGATGTTTTCAGCAGAAACGGTTACCGGACGGCGTGGGTCGGCAAATGGCATCTCCACACCGGTTCATTCCCAGAAATCGGTGGACGTGACTACGTCCCTGAAGGGCGTGACCGTCTCGGATTCCAACATTGGCGTGGCTACAATTTCCACACCGACTATTTCGACGGGACTGTAAATCTTGACGATTGGCGGAACGAAAAATGGGAGGGTTACGAGACCAATGCCCTAAACCGATACGCTTTCCAGTTCATGGATGACGTAGAAGACGATACGCCGTTTTGTTTGTTTATCTCTCCGCACCAAGCGCATTCCACGCCTTACGAGTTTGCCCCACCGGAATACTATGATCGGCTACCCACAGAACTTCAACTACCGGAAAATGTTCCAGATTCGGTCAAAGAGCAATCGTTAGAAATCTACCGACATTACCTCGCCATGACGCTAACGGTGGACGATATGCTCGGTGAGCTGATGGCGTATCTCGAAAGAACAGGACGCGTCGAAAACACGCTGCTCGTTTTCGAATCCGACCACGGCACACAGGGCGGTGCGCAAGGCATCAATTTCTGGGCGAAGCGCGAGCCTTACGAAGAATCCATCAAGGTGCCGCTGATTATGCGTTTGCCCGGCGTTTTCGATGGGAATCGCACCTGTAATACGCTCACTTCTCCCGTAGACCTGTTCCCATCGCTCTGCGGGTTATGCGGTATCCAACCCCCCCGAACCGTTGAAGGCTACGACTTATCCGCCTCTTGGCGTGGTGAAACCGATGCCTTTGAACAGGACGCTGTCCTGACGATGAACTTCGGATCGACCTACGATTATCTGATTGATGGGAATGAGTGGCGTGGTGTGCGCACTAAAACGCATAGTTACGCTCGTTGGCTGGATGGTAAACGGATGTTATACGACGTGGAAACGGATCCGCTGCAGATGGACAATCTGATTGACGCACCCGAAGCGCGATCGTTCGCGGACGAAATGGAGAACACGCTCACAAATTTGATGGATGCCCGCAACGACACACTCCAGCCCGCGACGCGTTATACGGATTGGTATGACGCCCAACGTCGCATCGTGCGCAATGCCCACGGTCCCCTTGGCGATCCAGAGGACGAACCGGATTGGTCGTTATTGAAACCTTAA
- a CDS encoding UPF0164 family protein, which yields MLKPETKMMKSSVTKLADSRSFDSTFLVGASSNSRYISSKTIARNEMEGEFMKGTSTMKPALFLRKEKLKNTLLFILLLLWSVPSHATTNVGTAGAQFLKIGPGARVDSLGGAFGALANDVTSIYWNPAGISQLEKTSFSDTHTVWLADVRYNYLAFATPIKNIGTLGASVTFLNVPDTEITTLAKPDGTGLWYSAYDTAVSLAYARQLYKQESGVKLSVGINAKYIHQQIHRESARGVAIDVGTLYHTGWRSLRIGMCFSNFGPEMRFGGPDLTSGAEVAGDPRIASYRPFPDTTNPARKAELETIEFPLPSNFRLGLAYDVIDSGDNLLTLALDANHPNDNSERLNIGMEYWYRKMAAIRGGYKFRLGEDRADDEEGLTLGLGIHLNLGRRVLSLDYAYADFGRLQQVHRVSVGLQF from the coding sequence ATGTTGAAGCCAGAGACGAAAATGATGAAGTCGTCGGTAACAAAATTGGCAGATTCGCGATCATTCGATAGCACATTCCTTGTAGGAGCGAGTTCCAACTCGCGATATATTTCATCAAAAACCATAGCCCGTAATGAAATGGAGGGCGAATTTATGAAAGGCACTTCAACTATGAAACCTGCGTTGTTTCTCCGCAAGGAAAAATTAAAAAATACGCTATTATTCATACTTCTTTTACTGTGGAGTGTGCCCAGTCATGCGACAACCAATGTCGGCACAGCGGGTGCACAGTTTCTGAAAATTGGTCCCGGTGCGCGGGTAGACAGTCTCGGTGGTGCATTTGGTGCGCTCGCTAACGACGTAACCAGTATCTATTGGAACCCAGCAGGGATAAGCCAGCTCGAAAAAACCAGTTTTTCGGACACACATACCGTTTGGCTTGCCGATGTCCGCTATAATTATCTAGCGTTCGCAACGCCGATAAAAAATATCGGCACCTTGGGTGCGAGCGTCACATTTCTCAACGTCCCTGATACGGAGATTACAACATTGGCGAAACCCGACGGGACGGGTCTCTGGTATTCCGCTTATGATACTGCCGTCTCGTTGGCGTATGCCCGGCAGCTTTACAAACAGGAATCCGGCGTTAAGTTGTCTGTCGGTATTAACGCGAAATACATCCACCAGCAGATCCACCGTGAAAGTGCCAGGGGTGTTGCGATTGATGTCGGCACCTTGTACCATACCGGCTGGCGAAGTTTACGGATCGGGATGTGTTTCTCGAACTTTGGACCGGAGATGCGCTTCGGTGGTCCCGATTTGACAAGCGGGGCAGAGGTTGCAGGCGACCCAAGGATAGCGAGTTACCGTCCGTTTCCAGACACAACAAATCCCGCACGGAAAGCAGAATTAGAGACGATTGAGTTCCCGTTACCTTCCAATTTTCGGCTCGGACTCGCCTACGATGTTATTGATTCCGGGGACAACCTCCTCACCCTCGCTCTCGATGCCAACCATCCCAATGACAACAGTGAACGTCTGAACATCGGCATGGAGTACTGGTACAGAAAAATGGCGGCGATTCGGGGCGGTTACAAATTCCGATTGGGTGAAGACCGCGCAGATGATGAAGAGGGGCTTACACTCGGTTTGGGCATCCACCTGAACCTTGGCAGAAGGGTCCTTTCTCTCGATTATGCATACGCTGATTTCGGACGCCTACAACAGGTACACCGGGTGAGTGTTGGACTCCAATTTTAG